Proteins encoded together in one bacterium window:
- a CDS encoding class I SAM-dependent methyltransferase gives MTVFGAYAQYYDALYHDKNYDAETNYLDALIKKFAPQARSIFELGCGTGRHALALARKGYGVHGIDLSEQMLTQAEALRAENSENASRLSFSVGDLRTVRLAKKFDVVASLFHVMSYQTTNADLQAAFQTAAVHVNAGGLFVFDFWYGPAVLTIGSDVRVKRIETDAVKVTRVAEPESQEANNCVNVKFTIFVHDKKQDATTELHENHCMRYLFKPEVEALFEQHGFELVAFEEWLTGKQQVSRSWGVCAVGRKK, from the coding sequence ATGACAGTTTTTGGCGCTTACGCCCAGTATTACGATGCGTTGTATCACGATAAAAATTATGATGCCGAAACTAACTATCTTGATGCGTTGATCAAAAAATTTGCCCCGCAGGCGCGCTCAATTTTTGAGTTAGGGTGTGGAACCGGCCGGCATGCGTTGGCGCTAGCACGTAAGGGATATGGCGTCCATGGCATTGACTTGAGTGAGCAGATGCTTACGCAAGCAGAGGCGTTGCGCGCTGAAAATTCTGAAAATGCAAGCCGGCTGTCTTTTTCTGTTGGTGATTTACGCACTGTACGGTTAGCAAAAAAATTTGATGTGGTTGCCTCATTATTTCATGTCATGAGCTATCAAACAACTAATGCTGATTTGCAAGCAGCATTTCAAACGGCGGCCGTGCATGTGAATGCCGGCGGTTTATTTGTATTTGATTTTTGGTATGGGCCGGCGGTGTTAACGATTGGCTCAGACGTACGCGTTAAGCGTATAGAAACTGATGCCGTAAAAGTAACGCGTGTTGCCGAGCCTGAAAGTCAGGAAGCAAACAATTGCGTTAATGTTAAATTTACGATTTTTGTTCATGACAAAAAACAGGATGCGACGACTGAATTGCATGAAAATCATTGCATGCGTTATTTGTTTAAACCAGAAGTTGAGGCGTTGTTTGAGCAGCATGGTTTTGAGCTGGTGGCCTTTGAAGAATGGTTGACGGGCAAGCAGCAGGTCAGTAGGTCGTGGGGCGTGTGTGCGGTTGGGCGTAAAAAATAA
- a CDS encoding DegT/DnrJ/EryC1/StrS family aminotransferase codes for MIQTQDAKHVFIPVNEPLLNGNEKKYLNECIDTGWISSDGPFVKKFEELFSARMGCEYGIAVMNGTAALEVAVRALDLEPGSQIIVPTFTIISCAIAIVRADCEPVFVDADAKTWNMDVTDLEKKITPRTKAIMVVHIYGLPTDMDPVIELAKKYNLKIIEDAAQAIGQTYRGQPCGSLGDISIVSFYPNKHVTTGEGGMVMTNDEHLAERARSLRNLCFKAERRFVHDELGYNFRMTNLQAAVGLAQLEQLDLFIKKKRLIGQFYTTHLRRIGYLELPLEMTAYATNIYWVFGMVLKDSVPFDAMEMMRLLAERGIGTRPFFWGLHEQPVFNQNREVMQSCPVAERLARRGFYIPSGLALTQEQMDRVVCAIKEIFS; via the coding sequence ATGATACAAACTCAAGACGCAAAACATGTGTTTATTCCCGTCAATGAACCGTTGTTGAATGGGAATGAAAAAAAATATTTAAATGAATGTATCGATACCGGTTGGATTTCTTCCGACGGTCCTTTTGTTAAAAAATTTGAAGAACTTTTTTCAGCCCGCATGGGTTGTGAGTACGGTATTGCCGTTATGAATGGCACAGCTGCGCTTGAAGTGGCGGTGCGTGCACTTGACCTTGAGCCTGGTAGTCAGATTATTGTGCCCACCTTCACCATTATTTCTTGTGCTATTGCCATAGTGCGCGCTGATTGTGAGCCCGTGTTTGTTGACGCTGATGCCAAGACGTGGAACATGGATGTTACTGATCTTGAAAAAAAAATTACACCACGGACCAAAGCAATTATGGTCGTGCATATTTATGGCCTGCCTACCGACATGGATCCGGTGATTGAATTGGCAAAAAAATATAATTTAAAAATTATTGAAGATGCTGCCCAGGCGATTGGCCAAACGTATCGCGGTCAGCCGTGTGGTAGTTTGGGCGATATCAGTATCGTGAGTTTTTATCCCAATAAGCATGTGACAACAGGCGAGGGTGGCATGGTTATGACAAATGACGAGCATTTGGCTGAGCGTGCACGTTCATTACGTAATTTGTGTTTTAAAGCAGAGCGTCGTTTTGTGCATGATGAACTTGGTTATAATTTTCGTATGACTAACTTGCAAGCGGCCGTCGGCTTGGCACAGCTTGAGCAGCTTGATCTTTTTATTAAGAAAAAAAGATTGATTGGACAATTTTACACCACGCATTTGCGCCGCATTGGCTATCTGGAGTTACCGCTTGAAATGACGGCGTATGCCACTAACATTTACTGGGTTTTTGGTATGGTACTCAAAGATAGTGTGCCATTTGATGCGATGGAAATGATGCGACTTCTTGCGGAGCGCGGTATTGGAACGCGCCCATTTTTTTGGGGTTTACATGAGCAGCCGGTGTTTAACCAAAATAGAGAAGTGATGCAATCATGTCCTGTGGCTGAACGCTTGGCGCGCAGAGGTTTTTATATTCCCAGCGGTCTTGCGTTGACGCAAGAGCAGATGGATCGTGTGGTTTGCGCGATCAAGGAGATTTTTTCATGA
- a CDS encoding class I SAM-dependent methyltransferase — protein sequence MIDNQKVENIGCSTVFSWDPKDFDQLLKSCDVDDEVTITLKYLPAKNLKILEAGCGIGRVSKYLDNKGFNNLESIEINPAPVAWLNKTFPALKVVQGDLLNMPYPENSFDVVLSYGVVEHFPQGPDQAMAAMFKILKPGGTLIITVPSFNIVRRISYWLKKIDPRLWGWLRALCGKKKLVANGKQLGYYIDPQHGNFFEYRFTKRQFDRVCTRAGFKIIESNPIAHVDGLLHCFGAPLVTFKNWEFKMSKLGVCLNWLFTKIPFFHNHMQACVLKKPEVSS from the coding sequence ATGATAGACAATCAAAAAGTAGAAAATATCGGCTGTAGTACCGTTTTTTCTTGGGATCCAAAAGATTTCGATCAATTATTAAAAAGCTGTGATGTTGATGATGAAGTTACTATCACACTCAAATATTTGCCAGCAAAAAATCTCAAAATTTTAGAAGCTGGTTGTGGGATTGGACGTGTTTCCAAATATCTTGATAACAAAGGTTTCAATAATTTAGAAAGTATTGAAATTAATCCAGCGCCGGTTGCCTGGCTCAATAAAACATTTCCAGCGCTCAAAGTAGTGCAGGGTGATCTTCTCAATATGCCGTATCCTGAGAATTCATTTGATGTCGTCTTGAGTTATGGTGTTGTTGAGCATTTTCCGCAAGGTCCCGATCAAGCGATGGCTGCTATGTTTAAAATTTTAAAGCCGGGCGGTACGCTTATCATAACCGTGCCCAGTTTCAACATAGTGCGTCGCATTAGTTATTGGCTTAAAAAAATTGATCCGCGCTTGTGGGGTTGGTTGCGCGCGTTGTGTGGCAAAAAAAAGCTTGTGGCCAATGGTAAGCAGCTTGGTTATTACATTGATCCGCAACATGGTAATTTTTTTGAATATCGTTTTACCAAACGACAATTTGATCGCGTGTGCACGCGTGCTGGGTTTAAAATTATTGAAAGTAATCCGATTGCGCATGTTGATGGGTTGTTGCATTGTTTCGGTGCGCCGTTAGTAACCTTTAAAAATTGGGAATTTAAGATGAGCAAGCTTGGGGTATGCCTCAACTGGCTGTTTACTAAAATTCCTTTTTTTCATAATCATATGCAAGCCTGTGTTTTAAAAAAGCCTGAGGTATCTTCATGA
- a CDS encoding SDR family NAD(P)-dependent oxidoreductase, which yields MKILVTGGAGFIGCNVVKHFAEQGHEVFVIDNLSRQTALINIRWMRENLLFNFLQLDITDRENLEKYFKVHTFDAVIHLAAQVAVTLSVQDPRHDFYVNALGTFNVLECVRLFSPHAVFINASTNKVYGKIAEQHLIEDTSRYRSPNPLYKGVSEEQPLEFFSPYGCSKGTADQYTLDYARIYGLKAITVRQSCIYGPHQFGVEDQGWIAWFIIAHLEKKPITIYGNGKQVRDVLYVSDLVDFYELAIMNAEKVQGLAFNMGGGQQNSLSLLEFFDVLKGLAGDKIQYSFDNWRPGDQLMFISDNTRSEALLGFNPKISCDQGIAKIYEWLKKYYQAGVNVRTDFVEEHLA from the coding sequence ATGAAAATTTTAGTAACTGGTGGAGCGGGTTTTATAGGTTGCAATGTGGTAAAGCATTTTGCAGAGCAAGGACATGAGGTTTTTGTTATTGATAATCTTTCACGGCAAACGGCATTAATTAATATTCGTTGGATGCGTGAAAATCTTTTATTTAATTTTTTACAGCTTGATATTACTGATCGTGAAAATTTAGAGAAATATTTTAAAGTACATACGTTTGATGCAGTTATTCATTTGGCCGCTCAAGTTGCGGTAACGTTATCGGTTCAGGATCCGCGGCATGATTTTTATGTTAATGCGCTTGGAACTTTTAATGTTTTGGAATGTGTACGCTTATTTTCGCCGCATGCTGTTTTTATTAATGCTTCAACTAATAAGGTTTACGGTAAAATTGCAGAACAACATTTAATTGAAGATACCTCGCGTTACCGTTCTCCTAATCCTTTGTACAAAGGTGTTAGTGAGGAGCAGCCGCTTGAATTTTTTTCTCCGTACGGCTGTTCAAAAGGTACTGCCGATCAGTATACGTTAGATTATGCTCGTATTTATGGGCTTAAAGCTATTACTGTTAGGCAGTCATGTATTTATGGCCCACATCAGTTTGGTGTTGAAGACCAGGGCTGGATAGCGTGGTTTATTATTGCGCATCTTGAAAAAAAACCAATTACTATTTATGGAAATGGCAAGCAAGTACGCGATGTTTTGTATGTTTCAGATCTGGTTGATTTTTATGAACTGGCTATCATGAATGCAGAAAAAGTTCAGGGACTTGCTTTTAATATGGGCGGTGGGCAACAAAACTCATTGTCTTTACTAGAATTTTTTGATGTCTTAAAAGGTTTGGCTGGCGATAAGATTCAGTATTCATTTGATAATTGGCGGCCTGGCGACCAGCTTATGTTTATTTCAGATAACACCCGCTCAGAAGCATTGTTAGGTTTTAATCCAAAAATTTCTTGCGATCAAGGGATTGCCAAAATTTATGAATGGTTAAAGAAATATTATCAAGCAGGAGTTAATGTTAGAACGGATTTTGTTGAAGAGCATTTAGCATGA
- a CDS encoding glycosyltransferase family 2 protein — protein sequence MIEPKISLLVPTHNRAASLKRLLESIFSGASKVSYEIVVVDNNSKDQTKELVTSYGDRVRYVFEGNTSFTRARHTGALHARGPIIVYLDDDVIVHQGTLEAIEEIFDKYPDCAVAGGKILPRFEQEPPQWVLDLQNSFNGLSLYNLGEQEKEVDAVPGPIMAIRKSVYKEIGGFPPDTVGVETNIAEKTFKKLYVGPGDYGFCKRCKTHGYKIFYSPKIVVEHVIPPYRLTQEFWMSRMVGEGHCGALTRINMQEFKAQGMQKVLRDFDNIRFLVRHYVRSKLQRLRGAKAPLLPDEIWFHYYTSMIKMQGVLHKSPGLASYLWDLGLQGVADKNFDTVIKELPKAYQKLAFKG from the coding sequence ATGATTGAACCAAAAATTTCTCTGTTAGTTCCTACGCACAATCGAGCAGCATCTCTTAAGCGGCTCCTTGAAAGTATCTTTAGTGGTGCTAGCAAGGTTTCTTATGAAATAGTTGTTGTTGATAATAATTCAAAAGATCAGACGAAAGAATTGGTTACAAGTTATGGGGATCGAGTTCGTTACGTTTTTGAAGGCAACACATCGTTTACACGAGCTCGTCACACAGGGGCTTTACATGCGCGTGGCCCTATAATTGTCTATCTTGACGATGATGTAATTGTGCATCAAGGGACGCTTGAGGCAATTGAAGAAATTTTTGATAAGTATCCAGATTGTGCTGTTGCCGGTGGTAAAATTTTACCACGGTTTGAGCAAGAGCCGCCGCAATGGGTGCTTGATTTGCAAAATAGTTTTAACGGTTTATCGCTGTACAATTTGGGGGAGCAAGAAAAAGAGGTTGATGCGGTACCTGGCCCCATCATGGCAATTCGCAAGTCCGTATACAAAGAAATTGGTGGTTTTCCGCCAGACACGGTGGGAGTAGAGACCAATATTGCTGAAAAGACTTTTAAAAAATTATATGTGGGTCCTGGTGATTACGGTTTTTGTAAGCGCTGTAAAACGCATGGCTATAAAATTTTTTATTCACCAAAAATAGTGGTAGAGCACGTGATTCCTCCCTATCGCTTGACACAAGAATTTTGGATGTCTCGCATGGTTGGAGAGGGACATTGTGGTGCGCTTACGCGTATCAATATGCAAGAATTTAAAGCGCAAGGAATGCAAAAAGTATTGCGTGATTTTGACAATATTCGCTTTCTAGTACGGCATTATGTTCGCTCCAAGCTGCAGCGCTTGCGTGGGGCCAAAGCGCCTTTATTGCCTGATGAAATCTGGTTTCATTATTATACTTCCATGATCAAAATGCAGGGAGTGTTGCACAAGAGCCCGGGGCTTGCCAGCTATTTGTGGGATTTGGGACTGCAAGGCGTTGCCGATAAAAATTTTGATACCGTGATTAAAGAATTACCAAAGGCATATCAAAAGCTTGCGTTTAAGGGGTAG
- a CDS encoding amidase produces MQHGFFLDYSIQQTLQAYRKKMLDPVFVAESMIRFVQNSDMIFNAWEHFDAEYFLQKALLARENIQKGQLRALEGIPVGIKDIINTKYFQTQMGSALWQGFCPGNDARVVYHVERAGGIMPGKTSSAEFGVHALSETTNPHDAAFSPGTSSSGSAVAVATGMLPVALGTQTAGSIVRPASFCGVYGVKPSFGLIPRTGILKTTDTLDSVGFFVSHVQDLAHALNVLRVSGKDYPFIHAALDNYSLPEGSRKKPWRVGFVRSHTWDYAYDYAQKSMIDWVQKLAGADGVEVEEVTMPEQVNNAHDVHRIIYNKSLAYYFQEEFKQKELVSERMAELIEDGLIITVKDYHQALADQRDMVCLVDDVFNDYDVLVSLSTAGQAPLRHEIELPDPALMWTMTYVPAVSAPVFRAPSGMPFGVQLVTRRYQDLHLFTFINHLVSLGLLPVSTYPTLKKARNSKLDHAEIGL; encoded by the coding sequence ATGCAACATGGCTTTTTTTTAGATTATAGTATTCAGCAAACTTTACAGGCTTATCGCAAAAAGATGTTAGATCCTGTTTTTGTTGCCGAATCAATGATTCGCTTTGTCCAAAATTCTGACATGATCTTTAATGCGTGGGAACATTTTGATGCTGAATATTTTTTACAAAAAGCGCTGTTAGCGCGAGAAAATATTCAAAAAGGGCAGCTTAGGGCGCTTGAAGGAATTCCGGTTGGGATTAAGGATATTATTAACACCAAGTATTTTCAGACACAAATGGGCAGTGCTTTATGGCAAGGATTTTGTCCTGGCAATGACGCGCGTGTTGTGTATCATGTTGAGCGTGCGGGTGGTATTATGCCCGGAAAGACATCATCAGCTGAATTTGGTGTTCATGCGCTGAGTGAAACCACTAATCCTCACGATGCTGCCTTTTCTCCAGGAACATCTTCGAGTGGTTCTGCTGTTGCAGTGGCAACCGGGATGCTTCCCGTTGCGTTGGGTACGCAGACAGCAGGTTCCATAGTAAGGCCGGCAAGCTTTTGTGGCGTGTATGGTGTTAAGCCATCGTTTGGGCTTATTCCGCGTACAGGTATTTTAAAGACGACGGACACGTTGGATTCTGTTGGTTTTTTTGTTAGTCATGTACAAGATTTGGCCCATGCTTTAAATGTTCTCAGAGTTTCTGGTAAAGATTATCCTTTTATTCATGCAGCATTGGATAATTATTCTTTGCCTGAAGGTTCGCGTAAAAAACCATGGCGGGTGGGTTTTGTGCGTAGCCATACGTGGGATTACGCTTATGATTATGCACAAAAATCTATGATTGATTGGGTGCAAAAACTTGCAGGAGCTGATGGTGTTGAAGTTGAAGAAGTTACAATGCCTGAACAAGTGAATAATGCTCACGATGTGCATCGAATAATTTATAACAAATCGCTTGCGTATTATTTCCAAGAAGAGTTTAAGCAAAAAGAATTGGTATCTGAAAGAATGGCTGAGCTGATAGAAGATGGGTTGATTATCACCGTCAAAGATTATCACCAGGCATTAGCAGATCAGCGAGATATGGTTTGTTTAGTTGATGATGTTTTTAACGATTATGATGTACTTGTTTCGCTCAGTACGGCAGGCCAAGCTCCTTTGCGTCATGAGATAGAATTACCAGATCCTGCGCTTATGTGGACGATGACGTATGTACCTGCAGTGAGTGCGCCTGTTTTTAGGGCGCCATCAGGAATGCCTTTTGGTGTGCAGCTTGTGACTCGTCGGTATCAGGATTTACACTTATTTACTTTTATTAATCATCTTGTTTCATTAGGTTTGTTGCCGGTGTCAACCTATCCAACGCTTAAAAAAGCAAGAAATAGTAAACTTGATCACGCCGAGATTGGTTTATGA
- a CDS encoding N-acetyl sugar amidotransferase, with protein sequence MNDQKNTTPFQDLQYCIRCCIPETQEGVDFDEMGICQACRSSEEKMHINWAEREKDLRAILDDAKAKSGDNYDCIIPISGGKDSTFQLHVLTKVYGMKPLAVTFSHNWFSGTGMYNLLNSLEKFNVDHIMFTPNRNLVNRTARRSLEAIGDACWHCHAGVGAFPLQVAVAYKIPLLIWGESISESSGRASYKCKRLQFDKDYFLAVSAKRKPEEMVCDYLTMKDLAPFKNPTPEECLKVGVHGIHLGDYIFWDDERQMEFVRDNYAWKETNIDGTYKRYKSAECIMPGVHDFTCYLKRGYGRGTFHASVDVRAGLLTREEGFELAKKHDSMRPDALDYYLKITGLTEDEFHKIMEGHRLKKLGKIAMPINFKSKEQRKSVKPFVEELIEKTNKENL encoded by the coding sequence ATGAACGATCAAAAAAACACGACTCCTTTTCAAGATTTACAATATTGTATTCGTTGTTGCATTCCCGAAACTCAAGAAGGAGTTGATTTTGATGAGATGGGTATTTGCCAGGCTTGTCGTTCTTCTGAAGAAAAAATGCATATTAATTGGGCTGAACGCGAAAAAGATTTAAGGGCGATATTGGACGATGCAAAAGCAAAATCTGGTGATAACTACGATTGTATTATTCCCATTAGTGGCGGGAAAGACAGTACCTTTCAGCTACATGTACTTACTAAAGTTTATGGGATGAAGCCTTTGGCGGTGACGTTTAGCCATAATTGGTTTAGTGGCACGGGAATGTACAATCTTTTGAATTCACTTGAGAAATTTAATGTTGATCACATTATGTTTACGCCAAACCGAAACTTAGTAAATCGTACCGCTCGCCGCTCTCTTGAGGCTATTGGGGATGCTTGTTGGCATTGTCATGCCGGCGTTGGAGCATTTCCTTTGCAAGTTGCTGTGGCTTACAAAATTCCTTTACTTATTTGGGGCGAGTCAATATCTGAGTCGTCTGGGCGAGCATCGTACAAATGTAAGCGTTTGCAATTTGATAAAGATTATTTCCTCGCTGTTTCTGCTAAGCGTAAGCCTGAAGAAATGGTCTGTGATTATTTGACTATGAAAGATCTTGCACCATTCAAAAATCCCACACCAGAGGAATGTTTGAAGGTGGGCGTTCATGGCATTCATTTGGGCGACTATATTTTTTGGGATGATGAGCGCCAAATGGAGTTTGTACGTGATAACTATGCCTGGAAAGAAACGAACATTGATGGTACCTATAAACGTTATAAAAGTGCTGAGTGCATTATGCCGGGTGTGCATGACTTTACCTGCTATCTCAAGCGTGGCTATGGTCGAGGAACATTTCATGCGAGTGTTGATGTGCGCGCCGGTTTGTTGACGCGTGAAGAGGGCTTTGAATTAGCAAAAAAACATGATTCAATGAGGCCTGATGCGCTTGATTATTATTTAAAAATTACTGGTTTAACGGAAGATGAATTTCATAAAATTATGGAAGGTCATCGTTTAAAAAAACTTGGTAAAATTGCAATGCCAATTAATTTTAAAAGTAAAGAACAACGAAAATCTGTTAAGCCTTTTGTTGAAGAATTAATTGAAAAAACCAACAAAGAAAATCTTTAG
- a CDS encoding GNAT family N-acetyltransferase has product MKVPFLIGENIYLRGLCEQDLEGDYVSWLNDPDVCRFNSHHIFPYGKKAAQTYFDLVMANPAFLVCAIVRKDNDKHIGNIAIQNINYISRNAEYAIILGDKSSWGKGYSKEASIMLLKHTFLELNLHRIYCGTSVNNIAMQKLACYMMMKEEGIRRQALFKHGQFVDIIDYGVLREEFLAKFHQPAVQSSTVF; this is encoded by the coding sequence ATGAAAGTGCCTTTTTTAATTGGTGAAAATATTTATTTACGGGGTCTTTGTGAGCAGGATCTAGAAGGCGATTATGTTTCTTGGCTGAATGATCCTGATGTGTGTCGCTTTAATTCGCATCATATTTTTCCGTATGGAAAAAAGGCTGCGCAAACTTATTTTGATTTAGTAATGGCTAATCCAGCTTTTTTAGTCTGTGCTATTGTTCGCAAAGATAATGATAAACATATTGGTAATATTGCTATTCAAAACATTAATTATATTAGCCGCAATGCTGAGTATGCAATTATTTTGGGTGATAAGAGTTCTTGGGGGAAAGGTTATTCCAAAGAAGCTTCGATTATGTTACTAAAGCATACTTTTTTGGAACTTAATTTACATAGAATTTACTGTGGAACATCTGTTAATAATATTGCTATGCAAAAATTGGCTTGTTATATGATGATGAAAGAAGAAGGGATTCGTCGACAGGCCTTGTTTAAGCATGGGCAGTTTGTCGATATTATAGATTATGGCGTACTTCGTGAAGAATTTCTTGCGAAATTTCATCAACCTGCAGTACAAAGCTCTACCGTTTTTTAG
- a CDS encoding DegT/DnrJ/EryC1/StrS family aminotransferase, whose translation MSPLAIHGGSKIRTKKFPPYQVVDHEVELAVSQVLRSGVLSRYLGAWHQDFYGGPQVRAFEEAWAHYFGVKHAIAVNSATSGLYAAVGAAGIEPGDEIIVTPFSMSASAVAPLVYHAIPVFADIEKDYFCLDVASIEQRITPRTKAILIVDLFGLPYDVQAINELARRHKLLVIEDCAQAPGAFYKNKSAGTLGDMGIYSLNYHKHIHTGEGGVVVTDNDELAERLRLIRNHAEAVIDAKGDAHFTNMIGFNYRLTEMQAAIGLVLLKRLNTLVETRVENVAYLEKRLAAIPALTMPKVRQDSTHAYYLHAIKFNEQIAGVSRNTFVNAIKAELEVTEWRETEGVKINGGYVKPLYLQSIYQKKQVYGTSHYPWSLQAQGSEVSYAQGICPVTERMHEHELIIHELMRPGMTTHDLDDVVRAFEKVWENRKVL comes from the coding sequence TTGTCGCCACTTGCAATTCATGGTGGTTCAAAAATTCGAACAAAAAAATTTCCTCCTTATCAGGTGGTTGATCACGAGGTTGAACTTGCGGTATCGCAGGTTTTGCGATCAGGCGTATTGTCTCGCTATCTTGGCGCATGGCATCAAGATTTTTATGGAGGTCCGCAGGTACGTGCTTTTGAAGAAGCCTGGGCTCATTATTTTGGTGTAAAGCATGCCATAGCAGTTAATTCAGCAACCTCTGGTTTGTATGCAGCTGTTGGGGCGGCAGGCATTGAGCCTGGCGACGAAATTATTGTAACGCCGTTTAGTATGTCTGCCTCAGCGGTAGCGCCTCTCGTGTATCATGCTATTCCTGTTTTTGCTGATATAGAAAAAGATTATTTTTGTCTTGATGTTGCATCGATTGAGCAACGTATTACGCCGCGCACAAAGGCAATTCTGATCGTTGACCTTTTTGGGTTGCCTTACGATGTGCAAGCAATTAATGAACTTGCGCGACGCCATAAACTGCTTGTTATTGAAGATTGTGCGCAAGCGCCTGGCGCTTTTTATAAAAATAAAAGTGCGGGTACGTTGGGTGATATGGGTATTTATTCTCTTAATTATCACAAACATATTCATACTGGCGAGGGTGGCGTAGTGGTAACTGATAACGACGAATTGGCCGAGCGATTGCGACTTATTCGTAATCATGCTGAAGCTGTTATTGATGCAAAAGGAGATGCGCATTTTACCAATATGATTGGTTTTAATTATCGTTTAACTGAAATGCAAGCAGCCATAGGACTTGTTTTGCTTAAACGCTTGAATACGCTTGTTGAGACACGTGTTGAAAATGTTGCGTATTTAGAAAAAAGACTTGCGGCTATTCCGGCTTTAACGATGCCAAAAGTTCGCCAAGATTCTACTCATGCCTATTATCTTCATGCCATAAAATTTAATGAACAGATTGCAGGCGTTTCTCGTAATACCTTTGTTAACGCAATAAAAGCTGAGCTGGAAGTGACGGAGTGGCGGGAGACTGAAGGCGTTAAAATTAATGGTGGCTATGTTAAGCCGCTTTATTTGCAATCGATTTACCAAAAAAAACAGGTCTACGGGACTTCGCATTATCCGTGGAGTTTACAAGCGCAGGGCTCAGAAGTTTCTTATGCTCAGGGTATTTGTCCCGTAACAGAACGCATGCATGAGCATGAGTTGATTATTCATGAACTGATGCGGCCCGGCATGACTACGCATGATTTGGATGATGTAGTGAGAGCTTTTGAAAAGGTTTGGGAGAATAGAAAAGTATTATGA
- a CDS encoding Gfo/Idh/MocA family oxidoreductase, producing the protein MNYNVLIIGAGRIGAFFDTPHDHRVLTHAHAFSKHPAFELVGFVDADSAAAADAAQRWGGRAFVSIEQAFLQSAIDIVCVATPDSTHYDILKQLLRYSIKLVFAEKPLTKTLEQAGHIKQLYEQAGIPVLVNYSRRFVPDFHKLRERVQHGDFGRFVTGTGYYGKGLLHNGSHMLDFMRFFLGEMSAVKSVQKIFDYYDDDPSIVGTVHFEHYDAPFFLQPVDCRLFTIFEIDLLFEKGRLRILNSGFTIEEYAVERSVIFQGYSNLVLKHQYSSSLDQALYYAADNSAQFLVGRQPLYCTLDDALIVMKFCEQDDSHAKKNTSVCS; encoded by the coding sequence ATGAATTATAACGTTTTAATTATTGGGGCGGGAAGAATTGGTGCTTTTTTTGATACTCCTCATGATCATCGTGTTCTTACGCATGCACACGCATTTTCTAAACATCCTGCTTTTGAGTTAGTTGGTTTTGTTGATGCTGATTCTGCTGCTGCTGCTGATGCTGCGCAGCGTTGGGGAGGTCGGGCATTTGTTTCAATTGAGCAGGCATTTTTGCAAAGTGCCATTGATATTGTTTGTGTTGCAACGCCAGACTCGACGCATTATGACATACTTAAACAACTCTTACGCTATTCAATTAAACTTGTTTTTGCTGAAAAGCCATTAACGAAAACGCTCGAGCAGGCAGGCCATATTAAACAGTTGTATGAGCAAGCGGGGATTCCTGTTTTGGTAAATTATTCTCGTCGCTTTGTTCCTGATTTTCATAAACTTCGTGAGCGGGTCCAGCATGGGGACTTTGGTCGTTTTGTTACCGGTACTGGCTATTATGGCAAAGGCTTATTGCATAACGGCTCGCATATGCTTGATTTTATGCGATTTTTTTTGGGTGAGATGAGTGCTGTTAAGTCTGTGCAAAAAATTTTTGATTATTATGACGATGATCCCAGTATTGTGGGTACGGTGCATTTCGAGCATTACGATGCCCCATTTTTTTTGCAGCCTGTTGATTGTCGTTTATTTACTATTTTTGAAATTGATTTGTTGTTTGAAAAAGGGCGGCTGCGTATTTTGAATAGTGGCTTTACCATTGAAGAGTACGCTGTTGAACGGAGTGTCATTTTTCAAGGATATTCGAATCTTGTATTAAAACACCAGTACTCGTCGTCACTTGATCAGGCTTTATATTATGCGGCTGACAATAGTGCGCAATTTTTGGTTGGTAGGCAGCCATTGTACTGCACGCTTGATGATGCGTTGATTGTAATGAAGTTTTGTGAACAGGATGATAGTCATGCAAAAAAAAATACTTCTGTTTGCTCATGA